Proteins from one Oncorhynchus gorbuscha isolate QuinsamMale2020 ecotype Even-year linkage group LG18, OgorEven_v1.0, whole genome shotgun sequence genomic window:
- the optc gene encoding opticin has product MALLCVVVAFALTLLGPCPSVCAPQGGAEPDEQPYDLDDFDMNGETDWENLDLNGENYDYEDLDQEIEVGTVAPPAPETPPPANMPPPEYEEEMTLFPRPTPPLAPVTLDFKGPGLFGPDTGLGMPTCLLCVCISGSVYCDDANLEQIPPLPKDTTHFYGRFNSIRHVKNTDFINLNKLKSIDLTGNQISGVDEDAFRPLSQLQDILLADNNLQALPELPPTLRYIDVRNNRLISNGLHTDGFKEMSLLEFLYLSDNKLDYIPVPLPESLRVLHLQNNNIQNLHVDTFCNSHDRNYIRRSLEDIRLDGNPVNINLFASSYICLPRLPIGSH; this is encoded by the exons ATGGCCCTGCTGTGTGTGGTTGTGGCTTTTGCCCTGACTCTGCTAGGCCCCTGCCCCAGTGTGTGTGCCCCTCAGGGGGGGGCAGAGCCAGACGAACAGCCCTATGACCTGGATGACTTCGATATGAatggagagacagactgggaaaaCTTGGACCTCAATGGAGAAAACTATGACTATGAAGACCTAGACcaagag ATCGAGGTGGGGACGGTGGCCCCCCCTGCTCCTGAGACCCCTCCCCCAGCCAACATGCCCCCTCCTGAGTATGAGGAGGAGATGACCCTGTTCCCCAGGCCGACCCCTCCCCTTGCTCCAGTAACTCTGGACTTCAAAGGACCAGGCCTGTTTGGACCCGACACTGGCCTGG GTATGCCTAcatgtttgctgtgtgtgtgcatcagtggAAGTGTGTATTGTGATGATGCTAACCTGGAGCAGATTCCTCCTCTGCCTAAAGATACCACACACTTCTACGGACGCTTCAACAGTATCAGACACGTCAAGAACACTGACTTCATCAACCTCA ACAAGCTGAAGAGCATCGACTTAACAGGGAACCAGATCTCTGGTGTGGATGAAGATGCGTTCCGCCCCCTATCACAGCTCCAGGACATCCTATTGGCTGATAACAACCTGCAGGCGTTGCCAGAACTCCCACCCACCCTCAGATACATTGATGTGCGCAACAACAGACTGATCAGCAATGGACTACATACAGATGGGTTtaag GAGATGAGCCTGCTCGAGTTCCTGTATCTGTCTGATAACAAGCTGGACTACATCCCTGTCCCACTACCTGAGAGCCTCCGAGTACTACACCTGCAG AACAACAACATCCAGAATCTTCATGTGGACACATTCTGTAACAGCCACGACCGTAACTACATACGACGCTCCCTGGAGGACATCAGGCTGGATGGAAACCCTGTCAACATCAACCTGTTTGCCTCGTCCTACATCTGCCTGCCTCGCCTGCCTATCGGGAGTCACTGA